The genomic stretch TTCATCACAGATAAATTTACAGACATGATGCCCAACTATTTGTCCTTCATTCGTGGTATCGTTGATAGTGATGACTTGCCATTGAACGTCTCACGTGAAAACTTGCAGCAACATAAACTCATTAAAGTAATCAAGAAGAAGCTGATTCGAAAAGTGCTggatatgataaaaaaaattcctAAGGAAGATTATGAAAAATTCTGGAAAGAGTATAGTACCAACATCAAACTAGGCGTGATCGAAGATGCTCAGAACAGGGCCAGATTATCCAAGCTTCTGCTATTCCAATCCTCTACACAGAAAGGTATGACGTCATTGTCGGAGTACGTGTCCCGAATGAAGCCCAGTCAACAGTATATTTACTACATCGCTGGCTCTTCCGAAGAGGAAGTAAAAAAATCTCCATTTGTGGAGAGACTGGATAAGAAAGGTTATGAGGTTCTATACCTTACCGAAGCAGTCGATGAGTATGCTATTTCCGCTCTCCCTGAATTTGACGGTAAGAAGTTCCAGAATGTAGCTAAAGAAGGTTTTTCGCTTGACGAGGGGAAGAAGGCCAAGGAAAGGATGGAACAGTTGAAAACTACATTTAAACCTCTGGTCAAATGGTTAAATGATGTTCTGAAGGATCATATTAGCAAGGCTCAGGTGTCTGAACGTCTCACGGACTCCCCGTGTGCATTAGTTGCTAGTATGTTTGGGTGGACAGGTAACATGGAGAGATTGGCCATTTCAAATGCTCATCAGAAGACTGACGATCCCCAGAAGACATACTACTTAAACCAGAAGAAGACTTTGGAAATTAATCCGAGGCATCCACTTATTAGGGAACTTCTGCATAGAGTTGAAGTTGATAGCACTGATCAGACAGCGAAAGATATCGCATTAATGATGTTCAAAACGGCTACCCTTCGATCAGGGTACATGCTTAGAGAAACTGCCAGTTTTGCCGATAGCGTAGAGCAACTGATGAGGAAGACCTTGGGTATTTCTTTAGACGAAGTTCCTGAAGAAGAAGAGCTGCAGGAAGAAGAATCTGGATCGACAGAGAAACAGGAATCGGAGAAAATCATAGATATAGATGCCGATGAGGATGAACAAGACGAAGAGAAACATGACGAATTATAATCGAAAATTGTATCACATTAGATTATAATTTTCTAGTTGTATGGCTATACAATGTATAGTGAATTATCATTGAAGATGCAACTGTGTTGTTGCGAGTAAAGATGAACTATTGTACAGAGGAGAAAAAAGTATGATAGCTATATCCTTTGATGACACTTTGCAGCATTTCATACTGTTTTTTGTAATCCAATACCATTGCAACAGCGTATCAAAGGatatgataattatttaaagGTGAAAAAAGGAGATTTATCGCTCATTAAGTTTGTCGTTATAATGATATGTAATCTCATAAGTTCCATTTTTAGtaaaaaaacaattttcataatttatttcgtttgatCTTCCACCTTTATATATAAGTAAGGCGAAAAGAATTACTGACTGAatccaataaatatatatatatatagtatgttTGTGATGTGAATGAATGTATTTGTATaaaggatatttaaaaaaagattattGTGGTATTGTTCATGCATCCGTTCCTTTATACGAAAACCATTACCgattaattttgttctttttatgaaatttacgaTTTTCCATCAATCAAAGATAATtataatcttttaattataaTCTATCTATCTAAGATATCGAAAATTTtgttcaattattaatttttcgagatTCTTTTACAATtgttaagtttgtttttgcttttttaaaaagtttgattaagtttatattcataaaaagaaaTGGATCAAAAATCGCATTTTCAACACGTTGAAAAAGGTATACTGGTAATTACTTCAAGGATATTATCTAGCTAATGAAAGAAAAtctttaaacaaaataatttatagacAAAACCAATTGTCAAAAGTTTTACGATTTTCAAATGTGTGAAGCAAAATCTCGTTGGAAGGCgccatttattatataataattaaatacaaggTGTCCTATAAGTCACTTTCCCATACAAAagttgtataatattttgtattatatatttttaaatttttgtttcaggTTTGTAGAttgttttttgaaaatttataaaactcaaGAATTCACGACAGAGCAACGAgtaaatataattgaattttattttcaaaatcagTTTTTCTAACGCTGTTTTAGTGAGATGTGTTTTTTTTCGCCTTAATGaatatgttttaataaacaGAATACCATATTTTGAGATACTGAAAACCCAAAGGTTAGATTATATATTTATCAATGTGAATCGTATCCACAAAAATTACAGTTTGGTGTGATGTTATGTCGTAAAGagtaattttacttttttgGGGGGGACTTACTCGTTGCTACTTtgtgaatttttccattataactttgaaaaaacaaactaaaaatctagggcaaaaatttaaaaatatgcaataaaaataaagttatacaacTTTTAAATGGTTTAAAGTAACTTATGGTTCACCCTATATTTATACAATGATTTTTGCAATtaaaagagagggagaaaatcTTACTGATTTTCGTTAGCTTCTTATTGTATTGTAAAGTACAATGAgttatatgctaatattatAGCCTTGTTGAAGATAATTTCAGTTTCCCTGATGAGTTCGTATTTTCAAAACAATGTTAAGTTATTCATTTCCGGTAAACGCGATGAATTCTGGTTGGCAAGCCAATGATGGAGTCGATTCCCATGGAACCAGGACAAACAACGTAGATATCCGAGCGCGGCCGAGCGCTCATTTCCGTTTTCGAATCCGACGTCACCTACTCTCAAAGCCCGTGTGTTTTGTGTTTCTTTGGGGCCACGATGATTATCGCTAATTTAACGTAAGTATTGTCACGTTTCAGATCACGATCGTTTAAATGATATCAACAAGAATTCGCATGGTATCGTTCGTATAGGAAAACTGGTCACGAAACCGCGCGAATTCCTTGCGTAAGTTTTGCACAACGAACGAAGACTCTCGCCATGCCGGTCTATAAAGCCCCTCTTTCTTGAGCACGTTCAATTAAGCGAGAAATGATGGTGAAAATCATAGCTGGCTATCGTTTGTTAGTGTCGCAACGATCGTCTTGGACCAAATCGATCGACTTGACCGGGGAAAGAAAACTGGACGAGACGGATGGTcacatataaacaaaataaatggCGTCGGCATACTTGTATTCCTGAATATGACAAATTTTTACTTCTCGAGTGTTTTCCTTGATTAAGGGTCTCGATCTTGATATTCCTTTTCTGGAAtcggaataaaatttaatgtatgaaTTCGAAGATTTCTCTGTAGCAATTTCACCAACCAATACAATCGTTAATCATTGTTTGACTTGTTTTTTGaatttgcatttttttaaaAGGAAATGTCCCTGGTCCAGCATGTCTGCAGtctgatattataaataaaataaattttagaaactGTATTCCTGGTAGCtcttgaaaaatttgttttttaggCCTAAGAATATCATAGAAAGCGATGCTTAGTAGGTGCAAGTAATGAATAATGTTTGTTTTCCAGgttgaaattattgaaactcAAATTAGATTTCTTCGTATcttaaaaatatccaaaatcgaaagataaaaaaattatttactcatttaacaaattaaagaaaaagaagaaaaacataaCATTACGTGATTAATCAATCAAGGTTAATTAATAACTGTAAGTCACTAAAAGAATCTTGAACAAAATGGGCATTCAAGATTTGCAAGTCTTTTTGGATAGCAATTATGTACAAGGTGGATCTGTACCCGTGGATCTGTTAAAAATAGCACGTACCATTACGCAAAGACAACATAATCGCGTTGGTAAAGCACAACAGTTACATTCTGGAAAATTAAGACTAGTCCTTGATGGAGAGTGCTGCTTAGATAGATTATATGGAGGATACTTCTCAGGTATATATAAATCTTTTCTGTACAATTGTTATTACACTAAGTAAAGTACTcagtgaaataatttttcatacagATTGGGCTTGTGGAGGACAGTGGAATAGAATGTTGCAATTTTTAGCTGTTCTTATACAAGCAACAGAAATGTCAGGTTTAGAATTAGCTGTATTCTTTAATGGATGTTTCGAATCTCCTAGACGTGCTGACTGGGTTCTAAATCAATTACAAGTACGAATTAAAGTAAATAATGTAAGTGATAGTTTATTGAAACGTTTAAAACATTTTGTCAAAATTCATATAATTTAAGACTATATCTTTTCAGGTGTTAAAACATATTTCAACCAAGGGAACTCCACCACCAAAAATTTGGTGGACTCCGCCAGTTTGTTTAAGGACTAGTCTACGTATGGCGTTGCGGCATTTAAATGTTACAGTACTCTGTAGCATGGACGATCATCATCAAGAAGTAATCGCATATTGTCGAGAGAACAGTTTTAACGGCTTAATTGCTGACGATGCGGAATATGCTGCGTTCGATCCTCCACGATATTTCTCGTCTGAACAGTTAAAACTTACGTACAAAGGCTCTCTCGACACCAAGGAGTACATTCTTCCGGAACTTTTAAAAGCTTTGAACATCCCTTCTGATAGATTATGCTTGCTAGCCGCATTActtggaaattatattttaactgAGCAAGACTTAACCGATTTTTATAAGAAACTGAATGTCAATACTAACCTGAACAAAGTAAACGTCGAACACACGATTAAAACGATCGCTAATTTTGTTCGGGATTTACCATCTGTCGAATTGGACGTAGTTTCGCAGAAGGTTTTTGGATCTTTATCAGATCCGAGGTGTTCGAAATTGAGGCAATCAGTTCAGTACTATATAAATGGAACTAAAGACGGATTTTTGCATTATAAACCAGTAAAACCAAATAGAGGTATATTCTTACTTCAATTTACAACTCAATGTAACACTGTAGGCCATAGTTATTTAGGACGCCTATTTGTTGCAACTATCGAAAGATCtatctaataaattttattttatttagtattttacaCAATGAAACACAGttttaaacaaatgaaataatagatttataatatACTACCTAGAAAAATAAAGCAGTAAAAGGCACGtaatttgtactaaatatcagTTGGTGTCCTAATATTTATGCCTGGCAGTGTATTTTTACTACTATATTTTAATCTTAACAAATTAATTACTTCAGTACACAAGTTGGACTCGAAGCAAAACGTGCAACAGTCAAATTTATCCGAAACGCCGTCAACATCGGAAGCCGATTCGAATTTAGAAACTTCAAGATTCGCGTCCGAAACTGTAGAAAGCGAACGAGAGAGTTTAAACGCATATAAGCAAGCTACCGCAAATGCAAAGTCCGCGCCACAAATTGTGATAGATCCACCGGGTATCCAGGGCCATGGAGACGATAATATTAGGACAGAGGAAGAACAAAACAATGGACACGTTATAAATGGTACACACAATCTTCTAATTAGTTCGTCCAGTTCGAGCAGTAGTTCTTCCGCTACGTCTCCATCTCACGCGACAGCTGATTCGTCGAAACAAGTGGAGAAAACGATGACTATTCCCAGTACGGTACCAGAAGTGATGCGTACTGCATCTGAACGACATCAAAAAGGCTTAATGTCTCCTCATATTTATCAAATTCTCATTGCCGGAGAGATCAAACTGCCCGTTCTTCTCGAAGACGAAAATCACCGCGAATTTCCATCGATCCATCTTATTTATAGACCCGTCAGGCAAATGGTATACGCGATTCTATTCAATCTTCATCACCGAATGTATTTAGCTGCCAAGAGTAAAGAGAAGGGAGGTAGGTAAATTAACTCTTTTTGGAAATACTTTGATATGGATTTAATATGTACTACATTATTTGGAATTAATAGATAGTGAAAAAATTGAAGTCCCAGATGTTGTAATAAAGGAGTGGGTATGGTCTAAATCGAATCCATATCTGACTCCAGAACCTGTAAAGGCAGAACAAATTGGTTGGGGCGTTCCTACGATTCAACGTTTATGGTTTGggtatgtaattattttgtgCCATAATTATCATGTTCACAGTCTGGTATCTTATATATGGGTCAGAATACTCTCGACCTATCCGTCAGTTGACCCGATCGTGGTTCAGGAGCgtctaacattaaaaaatatataactctTGATATAGGGACATTTTgagtttaaatttttataattaattaatattaattatataaataattaaattatgcaTGTTTTATATACAAGGAATAATTTGATTGAATACCATAATTAATTTAACAGAAATTATTGGGAAAACAAGAATTGTTACAGCTTACATTTTTATGTGTGCTGTTTCTTTAAGCAGCTAATGCAAAGTATATGCATATCGTTTTCTGGGATGTACGGGAAGGAAGTACGTTTTCGGCTTGGACTGTAAAcgtgttatttttattggaGGATGAGAAGGGAAGTCTACACGGAATTTTCATTTGCAGCACGGGCATAGATGACAAACGTCGTCGTTTACGAGGATTCTTGACTTGTATGAAATCAGATACACCACTTATGTTAAACACTTCCTATGTACCGCAACACCTTTTAGTCATGGCTTGTGTATTAAGGTAActtataattctttttcctgtgaaaatttttttttcattaatctactgttctataatacatttaattttattacagatATATTATGTCGTTTTCGGATAAAATAAAAGTTCTACGTCGTTGGGAATTAGACGCTTTTATTGCACAAGCATTTTCGCCAGAGCTTATGAACGCTCAGTATTTACAAGATCTCCAGGtaacttgaataattttttactaagttaatgataaaaattatatattatcttgAACTTCTTTATGTAGCTTCCCTTAGTAACGTCACGCGGAGTCCAATTAGCTACTTTATTCATGGCTGGTGTTGAGACTGCTCTCTTAGCTAACGATGCTTGTGGTGCACCGATTCCATGGTTAATGTGCTGCCCGTGGTTATATTTTGATGGAAAACTATTCCACCATACATTGGCTCGTGCTAGGATTGCGAAAAACTTACTAGAACTCTGTGGTGGTCACATAGATCGCATCGTAAAAGTCGAACGGATGAAAAAAGCTATTTTAGAGGGTACCAATGTTATTTTCGCTCGGGCACCTCCAGTTGGCCCAGGTATATCTTTCAATAGATGCTTTCAATTTCTTAAACCTTAGAGCCTATCGTGGCTCGGTGATAAATCTTATAAGCAAGTGTCTTAAGTTCGAATCCTCAGTTTGTCGTTTTTTCCCTTCCAATAATCTTAGCATACCGTGTACATGTTTGATGGTATGTTTTCGGGATGGAaggaaagaaatatacagctGTATTGCTTCGTGGATTTAATATGTCTCGACTTTGTCTGCGAATCTCAAAGCTGTTACacaattcttttatttactatgtattaatttaatatttttccttttactcTATCATTTTTTGCGAATAGGTATTCGCATGTCAGTACCACAGAATATTCTGGCCGCCGGATGTACAATTAACGACGGCTTAATGCGCGGGAGAGGTAACGGAACTATGCCTCAACGTGGATTAATGCGTCGCCCTATACCGTCTCGTGGTGGACAGTTAGAAATTGCCGGGGTTGTTGTTGGACAATGGGGTCCAAACTATGGACAACCTGGCCGCTTACCTCAGCCTCTACAGGGACATCCTCGCGGACGGCTTCCGCCACAGGTAGGTAGTATCCTTCTGCACAGTTTGCACAGAGTAAGAGAAAAGTAAGATAACATTTTAATGTGTGACAGAAAATTATCGGAAATGATAGACGTCTGTTGTGTAGTGGCGACATTGGTCTATAATAGATGAattgatataacataatattagcATTATTCTAAGTTTTTGATTACTTTACTTTTGCGTTACCTTGtgcttttcaaataaaaaagacaACAATTATACTTCATAATTAATCTTCAAGAAAATTGGAGCTATCCAGTGTAACGTTTTAAGATGTATGTTTTAGGTGACTTCAATCGGTGGCCTTAAATATGGTCTCCCTCGTGGTTTCACCCCCATGGGCCGGCCCACGTTCCAAACTCGAGGGAACAACCGTACACAAATCGCAGGTCGTGGAAAAAAAACGCAGATGAAGGTAGATAGACATCTTTATTATACAACTTATttgttccattaaaaaaaagataGTGAAAGTGAATTATTGTGTAGATAACTGGTAAAAAGAAAACTCCAGTTAAGAAGAGCAAAGAATGCGAAAACAAAAAAGACAACAGGGGGCGAGGCAATAACGTTGATGGAATAACTGATTATAAGTGAGTTCATTTTATATTCGCATGCATAAAATAATCATCTTGAACATCTATGAACATGTTTGTTGATATTGCCAGTGACTCGATTTCAAATATTAACACAATAAAAGACGCACTACCAGTACCAGGCCAATTTGAGGATGCTGTAGAAAATGGCAAAGGAATAGAAAAAGGGCAGGGTGACGCGTCGCTGGTCGCTCCAGTCACCGCAGAGAATTAGGTATTTATACATCACGTTTATATCGACTTTTAGACACTCCCGGATGTGACTCAAGACTGCAATCAAAAGGATTTTCTTAGAGAAAAAACAAGTGTGTGTAAACGAGTAATGATGCGCCAATGACATTTGAAAGTTGCATCATAATTATTGCATATGACACAATTACTTTCGATCGTgcaaaaaattgtttttataaacaaaaagaaaaagggggGTTTAGAATTCTTTTTCATGTACGTTTGCCATTTAAGGAAAAagagggaagagagagagagagagtgtgtgaaaaaaatgtatacacaaaattGCCTTGAATTTTCGCACAATGAGGATGACGAGGAAAACTTTTCAAATGTTACGCGCAGAATCACTCAACAATGTCTAAAGCTCTGATGGGGCCAAACTATTTAAACTAATGTAGAAGAAAAAAAGCATCGTTAACGCGATGTGAAGATATTGTAAAACCACAAGGATGTAGACCCATTTCCGACGTACACGATACGATGTCCTCACTGCCAAACGTACCATTCAGCGTGTAGGATAAGAGCGAAAACGAACATgatttaagaaaaaagaagaaaatatttaaaaaaacaatgaAATCGTGCTTGTGCTAACACGAGCGTGCTTTTAGACTACTACTACTCCGCTCGGATCACCATAAGGATGAACTCGACTGATTAGTGTATGCGTGCGCTAATTTTACTAAGAACGAGAACAAGTCGTCAACTGCTATAAGTATTTAATTCTTAAGAAGTGTGATTATTTTTTttacaatgaaaatatatattttccggTATTATATGAAATGCTCGCATTGACAGTCTCAGTACTCTGATCTCTAATAATTGTAGGCACGAGACAGAAATCGCATGCTCTAAGACATCACAGACGGACGAATGGACAAAATTTGGACTGGACAGTGTATCACGAATAGTTTTACTGAGTTTCGTAGATAACGCGAGGCAGGATACTGAGACATTCATTAGCAAATGGAGACTGATGCTTTTCATAtaggtaaaatatatatttatatatgatttaGATTAGAAATTCCCGATagattacatattatatgtaaGTTGTGAATGATTGTGTATGAATATGTGTGCAATAGAGTGCGAGGTACGTGGAGTCACTATATGCGAGAAAATTACATAAGCGCGAAAGAATATTGCTTTATTTGTGTGTGTGCTTGCGTGCGTGCGTACGACGTGCGCTCGTgtgtatgtgtgcgtgtgtgtgcaCGTGCGTGCGTGTATGATATGTGTcagggagaaagagggagagggagagagaacaTGTTGTAAACGCGTGACTGTGAGAATGACATATAAAGAAACAtaagaaatgtatataaatgtggAATGTTAACGCGTGTCCGTTTACGTACACACACGTGGTACATAAGAAAATGAACGCGCGTGTACGCgaattgatatatttatttgttgttGTGTCGGTGAAGAAACGAATGAATGACTTTTGAACGAATTATAAATTTCCATGTATGATATGTACTCATGGGCACACGGAGGGCTCATTGCGAGAGTAATCGgcttgaatttttataaaatagaaagacGAGGTTCTCTGAAAGAGTTATTCTTGCGGAGGTCTTCCGGTATCGCTTGGAAAATATGCTACACTATGCATTATTCTAATTCTATTACCAGGTTGGATAGTACCTCAGTtaataacataaaaagaaaGCAATAACTAGTTGCGCCATAGAGAAATATCTATCTTTTATAATTCTATTGAAGAATTTAAACGtgttatcttcttttttatttttatttcttctttctctttttccggaTAAAAATTTTAGGTATTGTTGCCTTTTGTAGCATATTTTCGAAAGCATATGTGTCTCTCCTTTAATTGTACATACAAATAGTTTAGAAACAACAGCGTAAGGTTGGTGTACATAAAAGAGGAGTCTGGTGGCTTTGCGCTTTTGTCGCGCGAAGAACCGGTTCAAATTAGGAGATCATCATGttaaaagaagaagatgaaaaatactatttatgtgtagaATAGTCGAAACGACGTTCTACCAAAGATCATTGAAGTTTGAAGGGTAATGTGGGTTCTTTTATCAGTAAAGTATGATAATACACATACGACAGAGATACAAGACAGCACGACAGAACACGATTATTTATGGAATGGAATGAAAACATAAACAGAAAGAGTAGGTAAAAATGGCGTGAAGAAAGGATATGCGTCTAAAATGGCAGAGGTAATTTAAATTGAGTAAAAGAGCGAAcgaaagcgagagagaaagcGATTGTGAGAGAGAAAACCATTTATTGAGATAATATAATGAGAGATaagataaaaatgttatatttttgtagatttGTTATCGCGTAAAAAAATGCATTAAGACAATGAGAAACTTTATATAATTTGAGCGACGGTTGAATTGAGCCTGTGAGAATTAAAGCGAATGACTAAGATCATAGGAAGAAAGTGTACTGTACAGAGAACGAAAAAGAGATTTAAAGGGAAAAAAGCAtagaggaaaaaatgaaaaagtgcTTTAGAAGAGACGATAGTATATTGAACATGTTTGACATCCGTGATTTAATAGAAAATCTCATTAATTCTTCTGTGTCTCCGAAGCTCTCAAAGTTCTGAGTTGCTtgcaaacaaagaaaaaaagctaaaaaacaaaaaaatataaaacatgaaaaataggaaggatatttaaaaaaaagaagaaactaaaTGTCAGCTTCAATATAAGCTATACCAGTGTATGCATATAATAAACAGTTTTCTCAACGCGATTTGAAAAATAGGCTGAAgattacaaaaagaaaataatgaaacgaaataaaaagtcaAATCCCGTAATGAACGGAAttgtgtaaattaaaaaaagcaGAAATGAATATCATTTGATTATCAATTAATAACACGCATTCACACCATCCATTATTTTCTGAGtacggtatataatatataaaatgtgcaccgacgtataaaaaaaaaaagaagaaaatgatagaaaaaAAGATCGCCGTATATCTTTCTTGAACAATTTAAAGTTAAAACGACGCCAATCGCTCATAAACAACTAAccaacgtaataataataatgataatgataatattaataataataataaggatAATAATGTTAAACTAGAAGCAGAGAGACGTTTCAGATCCGACGGATGAATATTTGAGAGTAAAAATGCCACTTTACGCTTTCGTGTAAAGATAGATTTTCTTTCCGAGAAATCGATCATCCTGATATATGCAAACCGGagaatacaaaatatgtaataaaacaaagtaaaaaatgaaatggTAAAAaagacataatatatatatataactatatgtaTAAAACATGATGGTACACAAACACAATCAGTTGCTGCTGCACTGATATGAGGTAACGCAATAAACATAAGAagtgaaataatttaaatatactaaatattgaAGCGAAAGCAAGCAAAACCACGATACGgaatataaacgaaaaaaatgaaaaaacggaaaagaggaaaaataaaggATAAATAAAAGGAagcaaatatatatgaaatccatattattgaaaaagaaaacaatacaACAGAGCAGAAGTACcgcaaaaataacaaaatataatatgtaatgcAAAAGAAAGAAGTGGAAACTTGCGTAAAAACGGCGAATAAAATGATCGACGTAAAAAGAACAGGTGCGCGCCTAACTCGTGCCTGCTTTTTCGTTGTAATATGTAGCAAATgaaaaaagatgataaaacaCGCAAAATATAGGGGCCCACGAAACAACTTTAACGATAGAGGACGTATCCGTGCGAGAATGTGAACACAATAAGCCAACATATAAAACGAATAAACCTCTCTTTGTGTATttagggaaaaaaaggaaaaaattccatttataAACTCGATCTTCGAACACTGTGTGTCATTGTggtaaacaaaaaattaattatatttcgaagTAAGGCACATCTTTAAACTCTTGCTATAAAACAATGATAACAATGATgatatgatgatgatgatgctgGAATATTGATGATGATAAATGCTTAATAAATGAGAAACAGTCGAACGAGAATGTAAATTAAGCGACTGTATGTATattgtttctccttttttgttttttttttgttttttttttaatctgtaGAAGAGCACTTTTATTGTAAATGAAAGCGTCAATTTCCAGTGGACTGTTCTCTCTCCTTATTTTCAATCAACATTATAGCTGTACttttatttgattaaatttcgATTTTGTGTCGATACAGCAAGTGATTAAACATTCAAAACAGACATGGTTTATCATGTCTTCCATTGTGAAAAGATCATGAAAACTTTTGCTTCTTCTCTATctgttcattttttttattatacgttctttttttattattattactcttTCGTTCTTCGTTTGATTTGTAATCATATTGTAGTAAAGCCTTAGGACTTTTTGCGAAAAatcacacatatatatgtatatgtacatagggaaaaaaatataacataaaaatgGAGCGGATCATTTAATTTCAATGA from Bombus terrestris chromosome 16, iyBomTerr1.2, whole genome shotgun sequence encodes the following:
- the LOC100650098 gene encoding constitutive coactivator of PPAR-gamma-like protein 1 homolog, with product MGIQDLQVFLDSNYVQGGSVPVDLLKIARTITQRQHNRVGKAQQLHSGKLRLVLDGECCLDRLYGGYFSDWACGGQWNRMLQFLAVLIQATEMSGLELAVFFNGCFESPRRADWVLNQLQVRIKVNNVLKHISTKGTPPPKIWWTPPVCLRTSLRMALRHLNVTVLCSMDDHHQEVIAYCRENSFNGLIADDAEYAAFDPPRYFSSEQLKLTYKGSLDTKEYILPELLKALNIPSDRLCLLAALLGNYILTEQDLTDFYKKLNVNTNLNKVNVEHTIKTIANFVRDLPSVELDVVSQKVFGSLSDPRCSKLRQSVQYYINGTKDGFLHYKPVKPNRVHKLDSKQNVQQSNLSETPSTSEADSNLETSRFASETVESERESLNAYKQATANAKSAPQIVIDPPGIQGHGDDNIRTEEEQNNGHVINGTHNLLISSSSSSSSSSATSPSHATADSSKQVEKTMTIPSTVPEVMRTASERHQKGLMSPHIYQILIAGEIKLPVLLEDENHREFPSIHLIYRPVRQMVYAILFNLHHRMYLAAKSKEKGDSEKIEVPDVVIKEWVWSKSNPYLTPEPVKAEQIGWGVPTIQRLWFGTGIDDKRRRLRGFLTCMKSDTPLMLNTSYVPQHLLVMACVLRYIMSFSDKIKVLRRWELDAFIAQAFSPELMNAQYLQDLQLPLVTSRGVQLATLFMAGVETALLANDACGAPIPWLMCCPWLYFDGKLFHHTLARARIAKNLLELCGGHIDRIVKVERMKKAILEGTNVIFARAPPVGPGIRMSVPQNILAAGCTINDGLMRGRGNGTMPQRGLMRRPIPSRGGQLEIAGVVVGQWGPNYGQPGRLPQPLQGHPRGRLPPQVTSIGGLKYGLPRGFTPMGRPTFQTRGNNRTQIAGRGKKTQMKITGKKKTPVKKSKECENKKDNRGRGNNVDGITDYNDSISNINTIKDALPVPGQFEDAVENGKGIEKGQGDASLVAPVTAEN